The Desulfurella sp. genome contains a region encoding:
- a CDS encoding site-specific integrase yields LNEVLSIDDNTDIDFRNSEVKLITLKQKKKTFRIVPLPANIISEVATFIAQFPDTKGTVFKGLKDSNFRKKFYELSQKAGLPKDISHPHILRHTRAIDLLKAGVPVTVVQDLLGHSSLTTTAIYLRISAQEAKWILKEKGFI; encoded by the coding sequence CTCAATGAAGTATTAAGCATAGATGATAATACCGATATAGATTTTAGAAACTCAGAAGTAAAGCTTATTACTCTAAAGCAAAAGAAAAAGACATTCCGCATAGTGCCTTTGCCTGCAAACATAATAAGTGAAGTGGCTACATTTATAGCTCAGTTTCCAGATACAAAAGGCACAGTGTTTAAGGGATTGAAAGATAGCAATTTTAGAAAAAAATTCTACGAGCTCAGTCAAAAGGCAGGCCTGCCAAAAGATATCTCTCACCCACATATTCTAAGACACACAAGGGCAATAGATTTACTCAAAGCAGGAGTTCCTGTAACAGTTGTACAAGACCTGCTGGGACACTCTTCATTAACTACCACTGCAATCTACCTAAGAATAAGTGCTCAAGAAGCAAAGTGGATATTGAAGGAAAAGGGGTTTATATGA
- a CDS encoding AAA family ATPase encodes MKVIVVANQKGGVGKSTIACNLAVNFAVQKKNVLLIDTDIQESSISFRSMRQSDDIKSISIKTPTIHKDVGSFKNFDIVIVDAGGRDDAVFRSAILSATYGILIVPTLPSVYDLWATEDTLKIIQDARVYQDIKAYILINQVIKANIVKDTEESLIELVEKYNIGLLKTSIYSRVVYRNCIKEGKGVIEMLDKKAKEEMEQLTNEITNISN; translated from the coding sequence ATGAAAGTTATCGTTGTCGCAAACCAGAAAGGCGGCGTTGGAAAAAGCACAATTGCTTGTAATTTAGCTGTTAATTTTGCGGTTCAAAAAAAGAATGTACTGTTAATTGATACAGATATACAAGAAAGCTCAATATCATTTAGATCTATGAGACAAAGCGATGATATTAAATCTATAAGCATAAAAACTCCAACTATACACAAAGATGTTGGAAGCTTTAAGAACTTTGATATTGTAATTGTCGATGCAGGTGGGAGGGATGACGCTGTTTTTAGAAGCGCGATATTAAGTGCTACCTATGGTATTTTAATTGTTCCTACTTTACCATCTGTTTATGATTTGTGGGCCACTGAAGATACACTAAAAATTATTCAAGATGCAAGGGTTTATCAAGATATTAAAGCTTATATTTTGATTAATCAAGTTATAAAAGCAAACATTGTAAAAGACACAGAAGAATCTCTTATTGAACTGGTCGAAAAGTATAACATAGGCCTTTTGAAAACAAGTATATATAGCCGTGTTGTTTATAGAAATTGTATAAAAGAAGGTAAAGGTGTTATCGAAATGCTTGACAAAAAAGCAAAAGAAGAAATGGAGCAACTGACAAACGAAATTACTAATATTAGTAATTAA